One Anguilla rostrata isolate EN2019 chromosome 15, ASM1855537v3, whole genome shotgun sequence genomic window carries:
- the cfap221 gene encoding cilia- and flagella-associated protein 221, with protein sequence MEVVRSAPETFQRSFRKKSPLPLGQLVEETRKGLDVPHHLLETKIFAKLQGNDVIQAEPSVIHFGGFELGKDYQRALKLINISSEVVNIHIIPTQTKYFQTKYSKKYRLVPGLSYTVKVHFSPDEWRYFYDCIRIHCKGDENILVPVHAYPVINDLDIPPHVRLPPVPLGQSISHCIPLSCSCPIDFEFQVYCIEPHKAFDIQPLSGVIPANGRVMVTVKFTPLEYGTAQTTLQLVISQFNSKPYVCTLTGTCSPYLGLSQKDSDGMGDTQGCVSLKELLDPQSISLLHLSRTKRKLRPAQTQSQGQAHPQGPGKKEKEQQGLKPPIDVTTPAGVAKVLIQRQDKMRSKDLREAMSQTRAGFLSRQMKEALFESKVRQDVQEERANTLRWQVHLGKDPVSAQTRKQVLEERERAIQEYKIKREEVTEAVYDQARTQLSLRRVLRAAGQLPDYVPEFHAFPSSPLEVRQRVLLLFQQAARKVLIRCRMDNRLLSLKLTVRMMKRQPNSDAHTGDDEKLLPLKLSRDNLHPFSFPTFSCLDHLDELTPQALGPVPVKPVPLLITTHVPFFKLKVPQHYRLMGYRQVSPFQAWEGSDPSILARPLRSGAQDELLPAMIPPLAEYGLPESAGAGQTQKSQQDQAVDLAESPALSFSAPPALLRPPNAHPLRIFNPAPGLQAFKKPPRYLECDPEFHLCPLPMYPVPKGTSMGVHAASTQRKFLDRTEIIRGVMTWKKFQSAALSSLSSPPTLTSSWTSRMSDPFNEDLLPSSAPPALTGLPEELKEDVMDGLSQSKGVALTPEMLRAEFPLPESTRLAQLKGETTKDDRQVREPEKDQAQPSKLASKVQARLRDLKALAKTDFFHQ encoded by the exons ATGGAGGTGGTGCGCTCTGCCCCAGAGACCTTCCAAAGAAGCTTCCGGAAAAAGAGCCCTCTCCCTCTGGGGCAGCTGGTGGAGGAGACCAGGAAGGGGCTGGACGTGCCACACCACCTTCTGGAAACCA AAATCTTTGCCAAACTTCAGGGTAATGATGTCATACAAGCCGAGCCTTCAGTGATTCACTTTGGCGGCTTCGAACTGGGGAAGGATTACCAGAGGGCCTTG AAACTCATTAACATTTCCTCTGAAGTTGTGAACATCCACATTATACCCACCCAAACAAAGTACTTTCAAACAAAGTATTCAAAAAAG TATCGACTTGTCCCAGGGCTCTCCTATACTGTGAAAGTGCACTTCTCCCCAGATGAGTGGCGGTACTTTTACGATTGCATTCGGATTCACTGCAAG GGAGACGAGAACATTCTGGTACCTGTCCACGCGTACCCCGTCATCAATGATTTGGACATACCACCCCATGTTCGCCTGCCGCCCGTCCCGCTGGGCCAGAG CATCAGCCACTGCATTCCCTTGAGCTGCAGCTGCCCAATAGACTTTGAGTTCCAGGTGTACTGCATCGAGCCGCACAAGGCATTCGACATCCAGCCTCTCTCAG GGGTCATCCCAGCTAATGGGAGGGTGATGGTGACAGTGAAGTTTACCCCGCTGGAGTATGGCACTGCCCAGACCACCCTGCAGCTGGTCATCTCTCAATTCAACTCCAAGCCTTACGTCTGCACCCTCACGGGGACCTGTTCTCCTTACCTGGGCCTCAG TCAGAAGGACAGTGATGGAATGGGTgacacacagggctgtgtgtcactgAAAGAGCTCCTGGATCCTCAGTCCATCTCACTACTGCACCTGTCCAGGACCAAGAGGAAGCTACGGCCAGCCCAAACCCAGAGCCAGGGCCAGGCCCACCCCCAGGGCCCTGGCAAG aaggagaaggagcagcAGGGCCTGAAGCCTCCTATAGATGTGACCACCCCTGCTGGAGTAGCCAAGGTGCTGATCCAGCGACAGGACAAAATGAGATCCAAAGACCTGAGAGAAG CGATGTCCCAAACCAGGGCGGGGTTCCTGTCAAGACAGATGAAGGAAGCTTTATTTGAAAGCAAAGTTCGCCAGGACGTCCAGGAAGAGAGGGCCAATACTTTGAGATG GCAAGTTCATCTTGGGAAGGACCCTGTCTCCGCTCAGACCAGGAAGCAGGTTCTTGAAGAAAGAGAGCGGGCCATTCAGGAATATAAG ATTAAAAGAGAGGAAGTGACAGAGGCAGTCTATGACCAGGCCCGGACGCAGTTGTCTCTGAGGCGTGTCCTGCGTGCCGCTGGACAG CTGCCGGATTATGTCCCAGAATTCCACGcctttcccagcagccccctggaGGTCAGACAGAGGGTTCTGTTGCTCTTTCAGCAGGCTGCCCGCAAG gtcCTGATCCGCTGCCGCATGGACAATCGTCTTTTATCCCTGAAGCTGACGGTTCGCATGATGAAGAGACAGCCTAACAGTGACGCGCATACAG gggaTGATGAGAAGCTCCTCCCTCTGAAACTGTCCCGGGACAATCTCCACCCATTCTCCTTTCCCACCTTCAGCTGTCTGGATCACCTGGATGAGCTC accCCTCAAGCTCTGGGTCCAGTCCCCGTGAAGCCTGTCCCACTTCTGATAACTACGCATGTCCCATTCTTCAAACTTAAG GTTCCCCAGCACTACAGGTTGATGGGCTATCGGCAGGTGTCACCTTTTCAGGCGTGGGAGGGCTCTGATCCCAGTATCTTGGCCCGACCGCTGCGCTCAGGGGCTCAG GATGAACTTCTACCTGCGATGATACCACCTCTGGCAGAATACGGTCTCCCAGAATCGGCGGGGGCAGGACAGACCCAGAAGAGCCAGCAGGACCAGGCTGTGGACCTGGCAGAGTCCCCCGCCCTGAGTTTCAgtgccccccctgccctgctgcGGCCCCCGAATGCCCACCCCCTCAGGATCTTT AACCCTGCGCCTGGCCTGCAGGCCTTCAAGAAACCCCCACGCTACCTGGAGTGTGACCCCGAGTTCCACCTTTGTCCTTTACCGATGTACCCCGTTCCCAAGGGAACTAGCATGGGGGTCCATGCAGCCAGCACCCAGAGGAAGTTCCTGGACCGAACG GAAATAATTAGAGGGGTGATGACCTGGAAGAAGTTCCAGTCAGCGGCCTTGTCTTCTTTGTCCAGCCCTCCTACTCTGACCAGCTCCTGGACATCACGCAT GTCTGATCCTTTTAATGAAGACCTGCTTCCCAGCTCAGCGCCCCCTGCCCTGACCGGCCTGCctgaggagctgaaggaggacgTGATGGATGGGCT ATCCCAAAGCAAGGGAGTGGCCCTCACGCCGGAAATGCTGAGAGCAGAGTTTCCCCTGCCGGAGAGCACCCGACTCGCACAGCTGAAGGGGGAAACCACCAAAGACGACAG aCAAGTGAGAGAGCCAGAGAAGGACCAGGCTCAGCCTAGTAAACTGGCCTCCAAGGTGCAGGCAAGACTGAGGGACTTGAAGGCCCTGGCAAAGACGGACTTCTTCCACCAGTGA